Proteins from one Triticum aestivum cultivar Chinese Spring chromosome 7A, IWGSC CS RefSeq v2.1, whole genome shotgun sequence genomic window:
- the LOC123153609 gene encoding disease resistance protein RGA5, which yields MDHATGAMGILLPKLGELLKEEYKLQRSVKDDIKHRERELESMHAALSKVGDVPRDQLDEQVKLWANEVRDLSFIIEDIIDKFLVHVEGPEPENKPHMLKQLMKKMGGLFTKFMKRHAIGNEIKSIKVSVQEAADRRDRYRVHEVVAHPDVATTADPRLLALYKDQKELVGIDDSLNELTNMLSDGDGDVSKQLKRLSIFGFGGLGKTTLAKAVYDKLKTQFDCSAFVPVGRSPSVKKLLNDILYGIGKKMYPGLDERQLIDEIRVLLEKKRYLIVIDDIWDKKTWELVKSALVCNNCGSRIITTTRILEVATRTGKVYRLQPLSRDLSEDLFHRRLFGGKINHPNHLPSEIYNKILHKCGGVPLAIITIASLLVSKPVELWSKVYTSMGFGHEENEDVENTRKILLFSYYDLPCHLKTCLLYLSIYPEDHLIGKDSLIWKWVAEGFIHEEPGLRLFEIGERYFKELVNKSMIMPVETPYHGIITGCRVHDIMLDMICLLSKEENFVTVFDSDKQCTTSHCNSRRLVVHRRVRPLASTSTLQARSLNAMCRYEMLPSLSCFEVLRVLALDGPTDSHNPNYLEHVGKLVHLRYLKLASMGMHELPKEIGYLKFLIVLDLAGKSRSKLPESIHLLSQLKCLNISETKIEVLYWIGDLTCLEELCLGAVGIHSNFMTELGKLTELRKLRISKSVTIGGNIAMNSWAESIAKLIKIQVIDIDFILVYRFSGHVDNPWERNILPPQLRVLRMAYQEPGLVATINPSLLPNLSHLQLNVYSPDLEVFGSFRELVSLELVTWSALHHDTIGGVGAFPKLRVFKTQSTTCSFQEGDMPVLKSLEFQVVAHANDDDISFEFDFGSLGNLPFLQEVRVYLWAPLADYKNAKEIAKRAIDVLPNCLRHDITQQDMRDWSRRFPN from the exons ATGGACCATGCAACAGGTGCCATGGGCATCCTGCTCCCCAAGCTCGGCGAACTCCTCAAGGAGGAGTACAAACTGCAGAGAAGCGTCAAGGATGATATCAAACATCGAGAGAGAGAGCTGGAGAGCATGCATGCTGCCCTCAGCAAGGTCGGGGACGTGCCACGGGACCAGCTCGACGAACAAGTCAAGCTCTGGGCCAACGAGGTAAGAGACCTTTCATTCATAATAGAGGATATCATCGACAAGTTCCTGGTGCATGTCGAGGGCCCTGAGCCTGAAAACAAGCCGCACATGCTCAAACAACTGATGAAGAAGATGGGCGGCTTGTTCACCAAGTTCATGAAACGCCATGCCATCGGCAACGAGATCAAAAGTATCAAGGTCAGTGTTCAGGAGGCGGCTGACCGGCGTGACCGGTACAGGGTCCACGAGGTGGTTGCTCATCCAGATGTTGCAACCACGGCCGACCCTCGCCTGTTGGCTCTGTACAAGGACCAAAAAGAGCTCGTTGGCATTGATGATTCATTGAATGAGCTAACCAATATGCTGAGTGACGGGGATGGTGATGTGTCCAAGCAACTAAAGAGACTCTCTATTTTTGGATTCGGAGGCCTTGGCAAGACAACTCTTGCCAAAGCAGTATATGATAAGCTCAAAACACAGTTCGATTGCAGTGCTTTTGTTCCGGTAGGACGCAGCCCTAGCGTGAAGAAACTTCTCAATGACATTCTCTATGGAATTGGCAAGAAAATGTACCCTGGTTTGGATGAAAGGCAGCTGATTGATGAAATCCGAGTATTACTTGAGAAAAAGAG GTACTTAATCGTCATTGACGACATATGGGATAAAAAAACTTGGGAACTAGTCAAGAGCGCTTTGGTGTGCAATAATTGTGGAAGCAGAATCATCACAACTACTCGTATACTCGAAGTTGCCACAAGAACTGGTAAAGTATACAGGCTACAACCACTTTCTCGTGATTTATCGGAGGATTTATTTCATAGAAGATTATTTGGGGGTAAAATAAATCATCCTAATCATCTACCGTCAGAGATATACAATAAAATTTTACATAAATGTGGTGGTGTACCATTGGCTATAATCACAATAGCTAGTTTGCTTGTCAGTAAACCGGTGGAGCTTTGGTCTAAGGTATACACATCAATGGGTTTTGGGCATGAAGAGAATGAAGACGTGGAGAACACAAGAAAAATACTTTTATTTAGCTATTATGATCTCCCTTGTCACCTAAAGACTTGCTTATTGTATCTGAGCATATATCCTGAAGATCATCTGATTGGGAAAGATAGTTTGATATGGAAATGGGTCGCCGAAGGTTTTATCCACGAGGAACCAGGGTTAAGACTATTTGAGATTGGTGAAAGGTACTTCAAGGAGTTGGTGAACAAAAGCATGATAATGCCGGTAGAAACACCTTATCATGGAATCATAACTGGTTGTCGTGTCCATGACATAATGCTTGATATGATATGCTTATTGTCAAAGGAAGAAAACTTTGTTACTGTATTCGATAGTGACAAGCAATGTACAACTTCACATTGCAACTCTCGTAGGCTAGTTGTTCATCGTAGGGTCAGACCTCTGGCTAGCACATCTACATTACAAGCAAGGTCACTTAATGCAATGTGCAGATATGAGATGTTGCCATCACTTTCATGCTTTGAAGTTTTGCGTGTCCTAGCTTTGGATGGCCCCACTGATTCACACAATCCTAATTATCTTGAGCATGTTGGGAAGTTAGTTCACTTGAGGTACCTCAAATTAGCGAGCATGGGTATGCATGAGCTCCCAAAGGAAATAGGATATCTAAAGTTCTTGATAGTATTGGACTTGGCTGGGAAAAGTAGAAGTAAACTTCCAGAGAGTATTCATCTACTAAGTCAACTCAAGTGCTTGAACATCAGCGAAACAAAGATTGAAGTGCTGTATTGGATCGGAGATTTGACATGTCTAGAAGAGCTATGCCTAGGAGCAGTTGGTATTCACTCAAACTTTATGACAGAATTGGGTAAGCTGACAGAGTTGAGGAAGCTCCGCATTTCTAAAAGTGTGACTATAGGTGGTAATATTGCAATGAATAGTTGGGCGGAGTCTATAGCCAAACTGATCAAGATCCAAGTCATAGACATTGATTTTATTCTCGTGTACAGATTCTCCGGTCATGTCGACAACCCCTGGGAACGAAACATCCTCCCTCCACAACTCCGTGTGCTGCGCATGGCCTATCAAGAACCCGGGCTGGTGGCAACGATTAATCCCTCGCTTCTTCCCAACCTCTCCCATTTACAACTAAATGTATACAGTCCAGATCTGGAGGTCTTTGGAAGTTTCCGAGAGCTTGTTTCCCTTGAGTTGGTCACATGGTCAGCTCTCCACCATGACACCATCGGCGGTGTAGGTGCATTCCCCAAGCTGAGGGTCTTCAAGACACAATCAACGACTTGCTCGTTTCAAGAGGGAGATATGCCGGTCCTTAAATCTCTTGAGTTCCAAGTCGTAGCACATGCCAATGATGATGACATTAGCTTTGAATTTGACTTTGGTAGCCTAGGGAACCTCCCTTTCCTTCAGGAAGTCAGAGTCTATTTATGGGCTCCACTTGCGGATTACAAGAATGCTAAGGAAATAGCGAAGCGTGCAATTGATGTGCTTCCCAACTGCCTTAGGCATGATATCACACAACAGGATATGAGGGATTGGAGTCGGAG ATTCCCAAACTGA